Proteins found in one Mesorhizobium sp. CAU 1732 genomic segment:
- a CDS encoding aspartate aminotransferase family protein, whose amino-acid sequence MNQSSPLTNLQARDIASVLHPYTPIHKLGEIGPLVIERGEGIFVYDTQGKAYIEGMSGLWCAGLGFGDEEMVDAATEQLRSLPYYHLFGAKGTESAIELAEKLKEIAPMPISKVFFTSSGSEANDTQVKLAWYMNNALGRPNKKKIISRIKAYHGVTIMSASLTGLPYNHIGWDLPVDRVLHTECPHYYRFGQDGESEQEFVARMVKSLEDMIEREGPDTIAAMIAEPVMGAGGVIVPPAGYYPAIQKVLDQHDIIMIDDEVINGFGRTGNWWGCETLGMKPATISAAKQLTSAYAPLGAVMVPEDIYQAYVDHSAKIGTFGHGFTYGGHPLGCALGVRAIEIYQRRDIVGHVRSLSPQFERRLKALSGHPLVGEVRYCGLVGGVELVADPETKRSFDPKNGVGPQVAKFLEARGLILRAIGDTIALCPPMIITAEQLDELFDRLEKGLDDAEAWVSKEGLRKAG is encoded by the coding sequence ATGAATCAGTCATCACCGCTCACGAACCTGCAGGCGCGCGACATCGCCTCGGTCCTGCATCCCTACACGCCAATCCACAAACTCGGCGAAATCGGACCGCTGGTCATCGAGCGCGGCGAAGGCATCTTCGTCTACGACACCCAGGGCAAGGCCTATATTGAAGGCATGTCGGGTCTTTGGTGTGCGGGCCTCGGCTTCGGCGACGAGGAGATGGTGGATGCTGCAACCGAGCAGCTTCGCAGCCTTCCCTACTATCATCTGTTCGGAGCCAAGGGCACGGAATCGGCCATCGAACTCGCCGAGAAGCTCAAGGAGATCGCGCCGATGCCGATCTCGAAGGTGTTCTTCACCTCGTCGGGCTCCGAAGCAAACGACACGCAGGTCAAGCTTGCCTGGTACATGAACAACGCGCTCGGCCGGCCCAACAAGAAGAAGATCATCAGCCGCATCAAGGCCTATCACGGCGTGACGATCATGTCGGCATCGCTGACCGGCCTGCCCTACAACCATATCGGATGGGACCTGCCGGTCGATCGTGTGCTGCACACGGAGTGCCCGCATTATTATCGCTTCGGCCAGGATGGCGAGAGCGAGCAGGAATTCGTCGCGCGCATGGTCAAGTCGCTCGAAGACATGATCGAGCGTGAAGGACCCGACACGATTGCAGCCATGATCGCCGAGCCTGTCATGGGCGCCGGCGGCGTGATCGTCCCGCCCGCGGGCTACTATCCGGCGATCCAGAAGGTGCTCGACCAGCACGACATCATCATGATCGATGACGAGGTCATCAACGGCTTCGGCCGCACCGGAAACTGGTGGGGCTGCGAGACGCTCGGCATGAAGCCGGCGACGATCTCGGCAGCCAAGCAGCTTACCTCGGCCTACGCGCCTCTTGGCGCGGTGATGGTTCCGGAAGACATCTATCAGGCCTATGTCGACCACTCGGCCAAGATCGGCACGTTCGGCCACGGCTTCACCTATGGCGGCCACCCGCTCGGCTGCGCGCTCGGCGTCAGGGCGATCGAAATCTACCAGCGCCGCGACATCGTCGGCCATGTGCGGTCGCTTTCGCCGCAGTTCGAGCGCCGTCTCAAGGCGCTCTCAGGCCATCCGCTGGTCGGTGAGGTGCGCTATTGCGGCCTCGTCGGCGGTGTGGAGCTGGTCGCCGATCCCGAGACGAAACGCTCGTTCGATCCCAAGAACGGTGTCGGGCCGCAGGTTGCCAAGTTCCTGGAAGCACGCGGGCTGATCCTGCGCGCCATCGGCGACACGATCGCGCTTTGCCCGCCCATGATCATCACGGCCGAACAACTGGACGAGCTCTTCGACCGGCTGGAAAAGGGTCTCGACGACGCGGAAGCATGGGTTTCGAAAGAGGGTCTGCGCAAGGCGGGCTGA
- a CDS encoding 3-(methylthio)propionyl-CoA ligase: MHGLMQDWPLLCHKILDHAARQHGQREIVSRSVEGSIVRTTYADARTRALKVAQRLQRDGYGDGDRIATLAWNTARHLEAWYGIMGIGAIYHTLNPRLFPDQIAWIMNHAEDKALFVDLTFVPLAEKIAPLVPTLKKVIVFTDKAHMPETSLPGAIAYEEWLAEADGDFTWVSLDETAACGMCYTSGTTGDPKGVVYSHRSNVLHAMIACMPDAMGISARDTILPVVPMFHANAWGLAQSAPMVGAKLVMPGGKMDGESIYELLDTEKVTFTAAVPTVWLMLLQFLESTGKKLPHLKKVVIGGSACPRAMTEKFERDFDVEVIHAWGMTEMSPLGTLATIKPEYADLKGDKLLDVKQTQGHPPFGVEMKVTDDENKAHPWDGKTFGRLKVRGPAVARAYYGGAGEEQFDEEGWFDTGDVAHIDKNGYMQITDRAKDVIKSGGEWISTIDLENLAVGHPDVAEAAVIGVTHPKWDERPLLVVVRKPGKEPTKEELLGFMEGKVAKWWMPDDVAFVDEIPHTATGKIQKMTLRDQFRDYRFPAA; encoded by the coding sequence ATGCACGGATTGATGCAGGATTGGCCGCTGCTCTGCCACAAGATACTCGATCATGCGGCGCGACAGCATGGCCAGCGCGAGATCGTCTCGCGTTCGGTCGAAGGCTCGATCGTGCGAACCACCTATGCCGATGCGAGGACGCGGGCGCTCAAGGTGGCGCAGCGGCTGCAGCGCGACGGCTATGGCGACGGCGACCGCATCGCGACACTCGCCTGGAACACCGCACGGCACCTCGAGGCCTGGTACGGCATCATGGGTATCGGTGCGATCTATCACACGCTCAATCCGCGCCTGTTCCCGGACCAGATCGCCTGGATCATGAACCACGCCGAGGACAAGGCGCTGTTCGTCGACCTGACCTTCGTTCCGCTGGCCGAAAAGATCGCGCCGCTGGTGCCGACGCTCAAGAAGGTCATCGTGTTCACCGACAAGGCGCATATGCCCGAGACGAGCCTGCCCGGTGCGATCGCCTACGAGGAATGGCTTGCCGAGGCCGATGGCGATTTCACCTGGGTCTCGCTGGATGAAACCGCCGCCTGCGGCATGTGCTATACGTCGGGCACCACCGGCGACCCCAAAGGCGTGGTCTATTCGCATCGCTCCAACGTCCTGCACGCAATGATCGCCTGCATGCCCGATGCGATGGGCATCTCGGCGCGCGACACGATCCTGCCGGTCGTGCCGATGTTCCATGCCAATGCCTGGGGTCTTGCGCAAAGCGCGCCGATGGTCGGCGCGAAGCTGGTCATGCCGGGCGGCAAGATGGATGGCGAATCCATCTACGAATTGCTGGATACGGAAAAGGTGACCTTCACCGCGGCCGTGCCCACCGTCTGGCTGATGCTGTTGCAATTCCTCGAATCGACCGGCAAGAAATTGCCGCATCTCAAGAAGGTCGTGATCGGCGGTTCTGCCTGCCCGCGCGCGATGACCGAGAAGTTCGAGCGCGATTTCGACGTGGAGGTCATCCATGCCTGGGGCATGACCGAGATGTCGCCGCTTGGAACGCTGGCGACGATCAAGCCGGAATACGCCGACCTGAAGGGCGACAAGCTCCTCGACGTCAAACAGACGCAGGGCCATCCGCCCTTCGGCGTCGAGATGAAGGTGACCGACGACGAGAACAAGGCCCATCCATGGGACGGCAAGACCTTCGGCAGGCTGAAGGTGCGCGGACCCGCAGTGGCGCGCGCCTATTACGGCGGTGCCGGCGAGGAGCAGTTCGACGAGGAGGGCTGGTTCGATACGGGCGACGTCGCCCACATCGACAAGAACGGCTACATGCAGATCACCGACCGCGCCAAGGACGTCATCAAGTCCGGCGGCGAGTGGATTTCCACCATCGACCTCGAAAACCTCGCTGTCGGCCACCCGGACGTCGCGGAAGCCGCGGTGATCGGCGTGACCCATCCGAAATGGGACGAACGCCCGCTTCTCGTTGTGGTCCGCAAGCCCGGCAAGGAGCCCACCAAGGAGGAACTTCTGGGCTTCATGGAGGGAAAGGTCGCCAAGTGGTGGATGCCGGACGATGTCGCCTTCGTTGACGAGATCCCCCATACGGCGACAGGCAAGATCCAGAAGATGACGCTTCGCGACCAGTTCCGGGATTATCGTTTCCCCGCCGCCTGA
- a CDS encoding DUF1499 domain-containing protein: MVVLPERRVSPYAQWARSVARFSLVLFLLAGVAHRYGLLDTIGFFWIIGLVALLAVVGLALAAIGFRRLWSRGEKAGRASLAATVLAGIVLAPFALSGYFAVRYPMLHDISTDLLEPPAFTLATPARTELMNPIGEISREDAEIQMRAYPDIAGRRIAGSMERVLSALSAVVASRGWLPARPIAASSLTREISIEMQAPTFLLRYPVDAVVRLSDEGESVFVDMRMNSRYGRHDLGDGARRIRAFMSDLVAEFDRQSLEIIDIPALPEAENPVQ; encoded by the coding sequence ATGGTGGTACTTCCAGAACGGCGGGTCTCGCCTTACGCGCAATGGGCCAGGAGCGTCGCGCGTTTTTCGCTTGTCCTGTTCCTGCTCGCCGGGGTGGCACATCGCTACGGCCTGCTCGACACGATCGGTTTCTTCTGGATCATCGGGCTTGTCGCACTCCTCGCGGTCGTAGGACTTGCACTGGCGGCGATCGGGTTCAGGCGGCTGTGGTCCCGCGGGGAGAAGGCGGGCCGCGCCTCGCTTGCCGCGACTGTTCTGGCGGGGATCGTGCTCGCGCCCTTCGCGCTTAGCGGCTACTTCGCTGTCCGCTATCCCATGTTGCATGACATTTCCACGGATCTGCTGGAGCCGCCCGCCTTCACGCTCGCCACGCCGGCGCGAACCGAGCTCATGAACCCGATTGGAGAGATTTCGCGGGAAGACGCCGAAATCCAGATGCGGGCCTATCCGGATATCGCAGGAAGGCGCATCGCCGGGTCGATGGAGCGCGTTCTGAGCGCGCTCAGCGCCGTGGTGGCGTCACGTGGATGGCTGCCTGCGAGGCCGATCGCGGCAAGTTCGCTGACACGGGAAATCTCGATCGAGATGCAGGCGCCGACCTTCCTGCTGCGCTACCCGGTGGATGCGGTCGTCCGGCTCTCGGACGAAGGAGAATCCGTCTTCGTCGATATGCGCATGAATTCGCGCTACGGTCGCCATGATCTGGGCGACGGCGCGCGCCGCATCCGTGCTTTCATGAGCGATCTGGTTGCCGAGTTCGATCGTCAGTCTCTCGAGATCATCGACATTCCGGCACTACCCGAGGCGGAAAACCCCGTCCAGTGA
- a CDS encoding MBL fold metallo-hydrolase, whose amino-acid sequence MALDFDTRFEPAYGEAIEVAPGVRRVTVNNPGPFTFHGTNAYIVGTETLAVIDPGPDDDAQFDALMSAIAGRPVSHILISHTHVDHSPLAARLKAETGAKTAGEGPHRPARPLRIGEINPLDASADMDFVPDIILENGAVIDGDGWSFQAIHTPGHTANHLAFGLQGTGILFSADHVMAWATSIVAPPDGAMSDYMTSLDRLLERDDRIFLPGHGGPVLSPAPFMRGLKAHRKMRERAIVERLKVGDRTIPEMVAAIYRDTDPRLHGAAGLSVLAHLEDLVARGVALVEDEPSLDGVFRLG is encoded by the coding sequence ATGGCCCTAGACTTCGATACACGGTTCGAGCCCGCTTATGGCGAGGCGATCGAGGTTGCACCGGGCGTGCGACGCGTGACCGTCAACAATCCGGGGCCGTTCACATTTCACGGCACGAACGCATACATCGTCGGCACCGAGACGCTCGCCGTCATCGATCCCGGCCCGGATGACGATGCCCAGTTCGATGCACTCATGAGCGCTATCGCGGGTCGCCCGGTCAGCCACATCCTGATCAGCCACACGCATGTCGATCACTCTCCGCTCGCGGCACGGCTGAAGGCTGAAACGGGAGCGAAAACCGCCGGCGAGGGGCCGCATCGCCCTGCCCGCCCGTTGCGCATCGGCGAGATCAACCCGCTGGACGCAAGCGCCGACATGGACTTCGTCCCGGATATCATCCTGGAAAACGGCGCGGTGATCGACGGCGACGGCTGGTCCTTCCAGGCGATCCATACGCCCGGCCACACCGCCAACCATCTGGCCTTCGGCCTCCAGGGCACCGGCATCCTGTTTTCGGCGGATCACGTGATGGCCTGGGCGACCTCCATCGTCGCGCCGCCGGACGGGGCGATGTCTGACTACATGACGTCGCTGGACCGGCTGCTCGAGCGCGACGACCGCATTTTCCTGCCGGGACATGGTGGGCCGGTCCTGTCGCCCGCCCCCTTTATGCGAGGCCTCAAGGCGCATCGCAAGATGCGCGAGCGGGCGATCGTCGAGCGCTTGAAAGTCGGCGACCGCACCATTCCGGAGATGGTCGCCGCCATCTACCGCGACACCGATCCGCGTCTGCACGGCGCGGCCGGCCTTTCCGTCCTTGCCCATCTGGAAGATCTGGTCGCGCGCGGCGTCGCCCTCGTCGAGGACGAGCCGTCACTGGACGGGGTTTTCCGCCTCGGGTAG
- a CDS encoding biotin transporter BioY, which translates to MSAAILSRPLISLALPEKGVARYAVLATLAVAGTLLLTLSAKTRVILGPVDMSMQTFAVMAIAATFGLRLGVATLVLYMAQGAMGFPVFQASPEKGVGIVYMLGTTGGFLAGFVVMAAIVGWAADRGWDRNPVKLFGAMMVGEVVMMAMGFAWLAGLIGAAGAWQFGVAPFIVPDLIKVALAAAIVPAVWSLFARR; encoded by the coding sequence ATGTCTGCCGCAATCCTATCCCGCCCGCTCATTTCTCTCGCGCTGCCCGAAAAGGGTGTCGCGCGTTATGCGGTGCTGGCCACGCTGGCGGTTGCCGGCACGCTGCTTCTGACGCTTTCCGCCAAGACGCGCGTCATTCTCGGACCGGTCGACATGTCGATGCAGACCTTCGCGGTCATGGCCATTGCCGCGACCTTCGGTCTCCGTCTCGGCGTTGCGACACTCGTGCTCTACATGGCGCAGGGCGCGATGGGCTTCCCCGTCTTCCAGGCATCGCCGGAAAAGGGCGTCGGCATCGTCTACATGCTCGGCACGACGGGTGGCTTCCTGGCAGGCTTCGTGGTGATGGCGGCGATCGTCGGCTGGGCCGCGGATCGCGGTTGGGACCGCAACCCGGTCAAGCTTTTCGGTGCGATGATGGTCGGCGAAGTCGTGATGATGGCTATGGGCTTCGCATGGCTCGCAGGCCTGATCGGTGCCGCCGGCGCCTGGCAGTTCGGCGTCGCGCCGTTCATCGTTCCTGACCTGATCAAGGTCGCACTGGCAGCGGCGATCGTGCCGGCAGTCTGGTCGCTCTTCGCGCGTCGCTAG
- a CDS encoding DegT/DnrJ/EryC1/StrS aminotransferase family protein: protein MQFIDLGAQRERIREKLQAAIDGVVSEGRYILGPQVAEFEKQLAAYVGVKHVVACANGTDALMLPLMAHGIGPGDAVFCPSFTFAATAEVVALRQAEPVFVEIAPDTYNIDPASLEAAIAMVKAEGRLTPRAIIPVDLFGLSADYAAIMAIAERHDLVVIEDAAQSMGGSMGNAMCGSFGHVGSTSFYPAKPLGCYGDGGAMFTNDDEMADTLRSLAFHGKGETQYDNIRVGINSRLDTLQAAILIEKLAILEDEMEKRQVVAKRYNDGLRHVAKVPDIATGSRSAWAQYAIETPRRDELKTHLQQAGIPSVIYYVKPLHQQVAYSHYQTAPGGLALSEELPSRILCLPMHPYLSTDDQDRIISTIVDFLG from the coding sequence ATGCAATTCATCGATCTTGGCGCTCAGCGCGAGCGCATCCGCGAAAAGCTTCAGGCCGCCATCGATGGCGTCGTCAGCGAAGGCCGGTACATTCTGGGCCCGCAAGTCGCGGAATTCGAGAAACAGCTCGCCGCCTATGTCGGCGTCAAACATGTCGTGGCCTGCGCCAACGGCACAGATGCGTTGATGCTCCCGCTGATGGCGCATGGGATCGGGCCGGGTGATGCGGTCTTCTGCCCCAGCTTCACCTTCGCCGCGACAGCCGAGGTGGTTGCGCTGCGGCAGGCGGAGCCGGTCTTCGTCGAGATCGCGCCGGACACCTACAACATCGACCCCGCAAGCCTCGAAGCCGCCATCGCGATGGTGAAAGCCGAGGGACGTCTCACGCCGCGCGCGATCATCCCCGTCGACCTGTTCGGCCTGTCGGCTGACTATGCCGCGATCATGGCAATCGCCGAGCGCCACGACCTCGTGGTGATCGAAGATGCGGCGCAGTCGATGGGCGGCTCGATGGGCAACGCGATGTGCGGCAGTTTCGGCCATGTCGGCTCGACGAGCTTCTATCCCGCCAAGCCGCTGGGCTGCTACGGCGACGGTGGCGCGATGTTCACCAACGACGACGAGATGGCGGACACGCTGCGCTCCCTCGCCTTCCACGGCAAGGGCGAGACGCAGTACGACAATATTCGCGTCGGCATCAATTCGCGCCTCGATACGCTGCAGGCGGCAATCCTGATCGAGAAGCTCGCCATCCTCGAAGACGAGATGGAAAAGCGCCAGGTCGTGGCCAAGCGCTACAATGACGGGCTACGCCATGTCGCGAAGGTCCCTGATATTGCGACGGGAAGCCGCTCGGCCTGGGCACAATACGCGATCGAGACGCCACGACGCGACGAGCTCAAGACCCACTTGCAGCAGGCCGGAATTCCATCGGTGATCTACTATGTGAAACCGCTGCATCAGCAGGTGGCCTACTCACACTATCAGACGGCACCGGGCGGCCTCGCGCTCTCGGAAGAGCTGCCGTCGCGCATTCTCTGCCTGCCGATGCACCCTTACCTCTCGACCGACGATCAGGACCGGATCATTTCGACGATCGTCGATTTCCTCGGCTGA
- a CDS encoding type II toxin-antitoxin system prevent-host-death family antitoxin yields MQVNILEAKNRLSELVRTASEGGEVIIANRGKPVARLVSADSVVARKIDPEAREKEMRRLRAIVEDMHRIPDRPDAYDPMEWDEWGLPK; encoded by the coding sequence ATGCAGGTCAACATACTCGAAGCCAAGAACCGTCTGTCCGAACTGGTGCGCACCGCATCCGAAGGCGGCGAGGTGATCATCGCCAATCGTGGGAAACCGGTTGCAAGGCTCGTCAGCGCCGACAGCGTCGTCGCACGAAAGATCGATCCCGAAGCGCGCGAGAAGGAAATGCGGCGTCTGCGGGCGATCGTTGAGGATATGCATCGAATTCCGGACCGACCGGACGCTTACGATCCGATGGAATGGGATGAGTGGGGCCTGCCCAAGTGA
- a CDS encoding type II toxin-antitoxin system VapC family toxin translates to MGPAQVIVADTSALLAIQFDEPECREFLTIIEAAERIYVSSVSVVEARMVVYGRHGHNGVLKLNAFLESPRFEIVPPGEAETTAAYEAFVMYGKGNGHPAALNFGDVFSYALSRTRGMPLLFKGNDFSQTDVRDARDGDW, encoded by the coding sequence GTGGGGCCTGCCCAAGTGATCGTTGCGGACACGTCGGCGCTTCTGGCAATTCAGTTCGACGAGCCCGAGTGCCGAGAGTTCCTGACGATCATCGAAGCCGCTGAGCGCATCTATGTCAGTTCGGTCTCGGTCGTCGAAGCGCGTATGGTGGTCTACGGAAGGCACGGCCACAACGGTGTGCTCAAGTTGAACGCTTTTCTGGAATCGCCTCGTTTCGAAATCGTCCCTCCCGGCGAAGCCGAGACAACGGCCGCCTATGAGGCGTTCGTCATGTATGGCAAGGGCAACGGCCATCCGGCAGCGCTGAATTTCGGCGATGTCTTTTCCTATGCGCTTTCGCGCACGCGCGGGATGCCATTGCTGTTCAAGGGTAACGACTTCTCGCAGACCGACGTCAGGGACGCGCGGGATGGCGATTGGTAA
- the cysD gene encoding sulfate adenylyltransferase subunit CysD, producing MLATLTHLDRLEAEAIHIFREVAATFSKPVMLYSVGKDSSVLLHLAMKAFYPAKPPFPFLHVDTTWKFREMIAFRDEMAAKLGFDLLVHVNQDGVEQGVNPFDSGSNVHTNIMKTVGLRQALDKHGFDAAFGGARRDEEKSRAKERIFSFRDDKHGWDPKNQRPEMWKIYNTRVKPRESIRVFPLSNWTELDIWQYILQEDIPIVPLYFAAKRPVVERDGMLIMVDDERMKLHDDEQVQDRLVRFRTLGCYPLTGAIDSSADSLEAVVAEMLTARTSERQGRLIDKDEAGSMEKKKREGYF from the coding sequence ATGCTGGCGACCCTCACTCACCTCGATCGACTCGAGGCTGAGGCGATTCATATTTTCCGGGAAGTCGCTGCGACCTTCTCGAAGCCGGTGATGCTCTATTCCGTCGGCAAGGATTCGTCCGTCCTGCTGCATCTGGCGATGAAGGCGTTCTATCCCGCCAAGCCCCCGTTTCCCTTCTTGCACGTCGATACGACGTGGAAGTTCCGCGAGATGATCGCCTTCCGCGACGAGATGGCCGCGAAGCTCGGCTTCGACCTGCTCGTGCACGTCAATCAGGATGGCGTGGAGCAGGGGGTGAACCCGTTCGACAGCGGATCGAACGTCCACACCAACATCATGAAGACGGTCGGCCTGCGACAGGCGCTCGACAAGCATGGTTTCGACGCGGCCTTCGGCGGCGCGCGGCGCGACGAGGAGAAGTCCCGTGCAAAGGAGCGCATCTTCTCGTTTCGCGACGACAAGCACGGCTGGGATCCCAAGAACCAGCGCCCGGAGATGTGGAAGATCTACAACACGCGCGTGAAGCCGCGCGAATCGATCCGCGTGTTTCCGCTATCGAACTGGACCGAGCTCGATATCTGGCAGTACATCCTGCAAGAGGATATCCCGATCGTGCCGCTCTATTTCGCTGCCAAGCGACCGGTCGTCGAGCGCGACGGGATGCTCATCATGGTCGATGACGAGCGCATGAAGCTGCACGACGACGAGCAGGTTCAGGACCGCCTCGTGCGCTTCCGCACGCTCGGTTGTTACCCTCTGACGGGCGCGATCGACTCCTCCGCAGACAGCCTGGAGGCGGTCGTCGCCGAGATGCTCACCGCACGCACGTCCGAGCGCCAGGGCCGTCTCATCGACAAGGACGAGGCTGGCTCGATGGAAAAGAAGAAGCGTGAAGGGTATTTCTGA